The genomic interval CTGTTCAAACAAAACGGATGGATGAGAATGCAGAATCATATGGCGCAGCGCTTTATGGCGTTTCTGGTTATCCGTGTAATATAAGCTTAATTAAGTTAAAGAGAAAACAACGCAATCCTCAAATATCGGCAATGTGTTTTTTGACAGGCTTCTTAATATTGTTTATTTTTTTGATACCCTATATTCAGAAAATGAATAACCTTACAAGAATAAAAACCGTGGATTCAATAATTAAATCATTAAAAAAAGAGATAAAGATTGTTGAAAATACAAAAGAGAGGATGGAGTTGTTGGAGAATACGGTGATTAATGTTGACAAAATCAGCGAAAAATACATTCCAAGAATTGATATTATCCTGGAATTAGCGAGAATTTTGCCGAACGACGCCTGGGCTAAAACCATTAAAATAGATAATAATCTGTTTGAGATAGAGGGTGATGCGGTATCTTCCACCCATTTAATACCCATTCTGGAAAATTCACCTCTTTTATCAGCGATTGGTTTAGCATCTCCTGTTACCAAAACGCAGAGCGGGAGGGAGAAATTCCGGATAAAGGGTAAGGTTGAAAGGCAGTAGTGATGGAAAAACTGATTGCTGTATTGAGAAGATTTAAAGTACGAGAAAGAGTTCTGCTGATTGGTGCAATACTCGTTCTCTTTTATATTGTCATCGATAGGGCAATAATTACCCCCTTCTTTACATCGATCAATGAAACGAAGCAGAGTTTAGAAACGAAAGAAAAACTGCTGGAGAAGAGTTACTCGTTTATTGCAAATAAAAAACGATACGAAGAACGATTGAGTGAGTTGGAACAATATTATGAAAAAATGAAGAAGAAGTTTTTTTATGAGGAGACGGAAGAACTTGCATCTGCAAAATTGCAGGAGATAGTAAATAATATTGCGAAAAAAAACGGTTTGGTGGTATCGAGAAGCACTGCACTAAAGAGAAATATCATCAATAAGAATCCGTATCTCATAGCATTATCAATTAATATTGAAATAAGCGATATCGCAAGTACGGAAGAATTGCGGAATTTTCTCTATGATATCGAATATGATAACGACAAAACACTTTTTATTGACAATCTCAGAATTAAAGTATTAGGTGTTACGGCAGTGAAGGGTGCGGTTCTTAACTCGACCTTAACAGCGGTTGCCTTTATAGAAAAGAAATCATAGAATAGCATAGACTGCACCGAACAAATCCAGTAATTTCTTTGCACACTTCCATTCGTCAGTGCGTGCTTTTTGGCAAAATATTTAATGCTTGCTTCTGCAGTCGGCAATCGGCTGTTGACCAATGACT from Candidatus Kuenenia stuttgartiensis carries:
- the gspM gene encoding type II secretion system protein GspM; amino-acid sequence: MEKLIAVLRRFKVRERVLLIGAILVLFYIVIDRAIITPFFTSINETKQSLETKEKLLEKSYSFIANKKRYEERLSELEQYYEKMKKKFFYEETEELASAKLQEIVNNIAKKNGLVVSRSTALKRNIINKNPYLIALSINIEISDIASTEELRNFLYDIEYDNDKTLFIDNLRIKVLGVTAVKGAVLNSTLTAVAFIEKKS